The region CATCGACGAGCGGGCCGCCAAGCGGTCCGAGCGCGTCGTCGCCATGCTGTTCACGTTGTCGATGCTGGCCACCGTCGGCTTCATCGCCTCGTACGTGGCGATCCCGAGGGACGAGTCGATCTTCGTCTTCCCGCTCGGGCACATCAGCGCGCTGAACTTCGCGCTGGGGATGACCCTCGGTGTGGCGCTGTTCGCGATCGGCGCGGGCGCGGTCCACTGGGCCCGCACCCTGATGTCCGACGTGGAGATCGCCGACCAGCGTCACCCGATCGAGGCGGAGCCCGAGGTCAAGGCCAAGGTCCTGGCCGACTTCAAGCAGGGCGCCAAGGAGTCGGCGCTCGGCCGCCGCAAGCTGATCCGCAACACGATGTTCGGCGCGCTGGCCCTGTTCCCGCTCTCCGGTGTCATGCTGCTGCGCGACCTGGGCCCGCTGCCCGGCACCAAGCTGCGCCACACGCTCTGGTCCAAGGGCAAGCTGCTCGTCAACATGAACACGAACGAGCCGCTGCGCGCCTCCGACGTCGCCGTCGGCTCGCTCACCTTCGCCAAGCCCGAGGGCCTGGAGGAGCACGACGAGGACTTCCAGCTCCAGATCGCCAAGGCGGCCCTGATGATCGTCCGGCTCCAGCCGGAGAACATCAAGGACAAGCGTGAGCTCGCCTGGTCACACGAGGGCATCGTGGCGTACTCGAAGATCTGCACCCACGTCGGTTGCCCGATCTCCCTGTACGAGCAGCAGACGCACCACGTGCTCTGCCCCTGCCACCAGTCCACCTTCGACCTCTCCGACGGTGCCCGAGTGATCTTCGGCCCGGCCGGTCACGCCCTGCCGCAGCTGCGCATCGGCGTGAACGAACAGGGCTACCTCGAAGCGCTCGGCGACTTCGAAGAGCCCGTCGGTCCTGCCTTCTGGGAGCGCGGATGAGCACTACCACCACTTCCGACTCGCGCCCCTCGCGCGAGAAGGCCCCGGCCGGCGAGAAAGTCGCCGACTGGGCCGACGGACGGCTCGGGATCTACTCCCTGGCCAAGTCCAACATGCGCAAGATCTTCCCCGACCACTGGTCGTTCATGCTGGGTGAGATCTGCCTCTACAGCTTCATCATCATCATCCTCACGGGTGTGTACCTGACGCTGTTCTTCCACCCGTCGATGAACGAGGTCACGTACCACGGCAGCTATGTCCCCCTGCAGGGACAGCTGATGTCCGAGGCGTTCAACTCGACCATGCACATCTCCTTCGAGGTGCGCGGTGGTCTGCTGGTCCGGCAGATCCACCACTGGGCGGCGCTGATCTTCCTCGCCGGCATGTTCGTGCACATGATGCGCGTGTTCTTCACGGGTGCGTTCCGCAAGCCGCGTGAGGTCAACTGGCTGTTCGGCTTCCTGCTGTTCGTCCTGGGCATGTTCACCGGCTTCACCGGTTACTCGCTCCCGGACGACCT is a window of Streptomyces mirabilis DNA encoding:
- a CDS encoding ubiquinol-cytochrome c reductase iron-sulfur subunit, translating into MSSQDIPEENLPAEQVDEHGHGAVALADETNPFADPGLPPHEPRIQDIDERAAKRSERVVAMLFTLSMLATVGFIASYVAIPRDESIFVFPLGHISALNFALGMTLGVALFAIGAGAVHWARTLMSDVEIADQRHPIEAEPEVKAKVLADFKQGAKESALGRRKLIRNTMFGALALFPLSGVMLLRDLGPLPGTKLRHTLWSKGKLLVNMNTNEPLRASDVAVGSLTFAKPEGLEEHDEDFQLQIAKAALMIVRLQPENIKDKRELAWSHEGIVAYSKICTHVGCPISLYEQQTHHVLCPCHQSTFDLSDGARVIFGPAGHALPQLRIGVNEQGYLEALGDFEEPVGPAFWERG